In Streptomyces sp. NBC_01717, one DNA window encodes the following:
- a CDS encoding epoxide hydrolase family protein, with translation MSVTSDQHAIRPFTFEFPEADLKDLRARIEATRFPEKETVGDQSQGTQLATMQKLARYWAKEYDWRKVEAKLNSYPQFITEIDGLDIHFIHVRSKHENALPVIVTHGWPGSVVEQLKIIEPLTNPTAHGGDASDAFHVVIPSMPGYGFSGKPTAKGWDPERIARAWGELMKRLGYTKYVAQGGDWGAIVTDFMGVQEPVGLVGIHSNMAGVTPPAIERALIAGNPLPSGVVLSDEEKQTVEQLDFMYRHAYYAYMMGSRPQSLTALADSPVGLAAFMLDHDKASLELITRSFNGVSEGLTRDDVLDNITLFWLTNTAVSAARLYGENTSLFFGVKGVKLPTAVSVFPDELYQAPKSWTKEAYPNLVHYNRLPKGGHFAAWEQPELFVNEVRTGFRSMR, from the coding sequence ATGTCTGTTACCTCTGACCAGCATGCGATCCGTCCGTTCACGTTCGAGTTCCCCGAGGCGGACCTCAAGGACCTGCGGGCGCGCATCGAGGCCACGCGTTTCCCCGAGAAGGAGACCGTCGGCGACCAGTCCCAGGGCACCCAGCTCGCCACGATGCAGAAGCTGGCGCGGTACTGGGCGAAGGAGTACGACTGGCGCAAGGTCGAGGCGAAGCTGAACTCCTACCCGCAGTTCATCACCGAGATCGACGGTCTGGACATCCACTTCATCCACGTCCGTTCCAAGCACGAGAACGCGCTGCCGGTGATCGTCACGCACGGCTGGCCGGGCTCGGTCGTCGAGCAGCTGAAGATCATCGAGCCGCTCACGAACCCGACGGCCCACGGCGGTGACGCCTCGGACGCCTTCCATGTGGTGATCCCGTCGATGCCCGGCTACGGCTTCTCCGGCAAGCCCACCGCGAAGGGCTGGGACCCCGAGCGGATCGCCCGTGCGTGGGGCGAGCTGATGAAGCGCCTGGGTTACACCAAGTACGTCGCGCAGGGCGGCGACTGGGGTGCGATCGTCACGGACTTCATGGGCGTGCAGGAGCCCGTGGGCCTGGTCGGCATCCACAGCAACATGGCCGGTGTCACCCCGCCCGCCATCGAGCGCGCCCTCATCGCCGGCAACCCGCTGCCGTCCGGCGTCGTCCTCAGCGACGAGGAGAAGCAGACGGTGGAGCAGCTGGACTTCATGTACCGGCACGCTTACTACGCGTACATGATGGGCTCGCGCCCGCAGTCGCTGACGGCCCTGGCGGACTCCCCGGTGGGCCTGGCGGCCTTCATGCTCGACCACGACAAGGCCAGCCTGGAGCTGATCACCCGCTCCTTCAACGGCGTGAGCGAGGGCTTGACCCGCGACGATGTCCTGGACAACATCACCCTGTTCTGGCTGACGAACACCGCGGTCTCCGCGGCGCGCCTGTACGGGGAGAACACGTCTCTGTTCTTCGGCGTCAAGGGCGTCAAGCTGCCGACCGCCGTGAGCGTCTTCCCGGATGAGCTGTACCAGGCCCCCAAGAGCTGGACGAAGGAAGCCTACCCGAACCTCGTGCACTACAACCGGCTCCCCAAGGGCGGTCACTTTGCCGCCTGGGAGCAGCCGGAGCTCTTCGTGAACGAGGTCCGCACCGGCTTCCGCTCCATGCGCTGA
- a CDS encoding SsgA family sporulation/cell division regulator → MPLEKPDLSARDRCDYGMRSLRLRINRVLRSSIRLPLKAEFHYTEADPLVVLLELRPPGGGVVTWTVSRDLLFDGTEEPSGMGDLRLWPSVVQGRRVVYMRLEGHGRSCLLEMDRGQLEEWLMETFDLVHPGTEFCQVDWDASAAALVEGKRNQP, encoded by the coding sequence ATGCCACTCGAGAAGCCAGACCTTTCGGCTCGCGACCGGTGCGACTACGGCATGCGCTCGCTGCGCCTGCGTATCAACAGGGTCCTTCGGTCATCGATCCGTCTCCCGCTCAAGGCAGAATTTCATTACACCGAGGCGGACCCTCTTGTCGTGCTGTTGGAACTGCGCCCGCCGGGGGGCGGTGTGGTCACGTGGACAGTCTCGCGTGACCTGCTCTTCGACGGCACCGAGGAACCAAGCGGCATGGGGGACTTGAGGTTGTGGCCGTCGGTCGTCCAAGGACGCCGTGTGGTGTACATGAGGCTGGAAGGACATGGCCGGTCATGCCTTCTCGAGATGGATCGAGGGCAGCTGGAGGAATGGCTGATGGAGACCTTCGATCTGGTTCATCCCGGCACGGAGTTCTGCCAGGTCGACTGGGACGCCAGTGCGGCTGCCCTCGTCGAAGGGAAGCGGAATCAGCCCTGA
- a CDS encoding aminotransferase class I/II-fold pyridoxal phosphate-dependent enzyme, whose protein sequence is MIGEYTFTGRGAAEIAASVEQAIGQGTLAPGTALPPLRELATELGVNPNTVAAAYRLLRDRGVIETAGRRGSRVRPRPATTAHDEIRLEVPPGTRDLSAGNPDTALLPPLGEALAEAAARHARQPMLYGHAPVDDELGRLARAAFDADRVPDGPVGLTSGSLDAMERALLAHLRPGDAVAVEDPGWGSLFDLVPALGLRPIPVGVDDDGPLPHDVERALGQGARALIVTDRGQNPTGATISAARAQDLRAILTGHPQVLVIDDDHVHGLTELPLHPLAGSTQHWMLVRSTAKAYGPDLRLAVLTGDPLTVDRVRGRYRLGPGWVSHLIQHTVTHLWRAGAVDIAAVSAAYAARRDGLVQALADRGVTAYGRSSMNVWVPVPDETGAVTRLLQAGWAVAPGARFRLSSPPGIRITISPLTVDEVPALADAVTAAIRPHRTGRFG, encoded by the coding sequence GTGATAGGAGAATACACGTTCACGGGCCGGGGTGCGGCGGAGATCGCGGCGAGCGTCGAGCAGGCCATCGGACAGGGCACGCTTGCGCCGGGCACCGCGCTGCCACCGCTGCGGGAACTCGCCACCGAACTCGGCGTCAACCCCAACACCGTCGCCGCCGCCTACCGCCTGCTGCGCGACCGCGGCGTCATCGAGACCGCGGGCCGGCGCGGCAGCCGGGTGCGGCCGCGCCCCGCCACCACCGCGCACGACGAGATCCGCCTGGAGGTGCCGCCCGGAACACGGGACCTCTCCGCCGGCAACCCGGACACCGCGCTGCTGCCCCCACTCGGCGAAGCACTGGCCGAGGCCGCCGCCCGGCACGCCCGGCAGCCCATGCTGTACGGCCACGCCCCGGTCGATGACGAGCTCGGCCGCCTGGCCCGCGCCGCGTTCGACGCCGACCGCGTCCCGGACGGGCCGGTCGGGCTGACCTCCGGATCGCTCGACGCCATGGAGCGCGCGCTCCTTGCCCACCTGCGACCCGGCGACGCGGTGGCGGTGGAGGACCCGGGCTGGGGCAGCCTCTTCGATCTCGTCCCCGCCCTCGGACTGCGGCCGATCCCGGTCGGCGTCGACGACGACGGCCCCCTGCCGCACGACGTGGAGCGGGCGCTTGGGCAGGGCGCGCGGGCGCTGATCGTCACCGACCGCGGCCAGAACCCCACCGGCGCCACGATCTCGGCCGCCCGCGCCCAGGACCTGCGCGCCATCCTTACTGGCCACCCGCAGGTCCTCGTCATCGACGACGACCACGTGCACGGACTCACCGAACTGCCGCTACACCCGCTCGCCGGCAGCACACAACACTGGATGCTCGTCCGCTCGACAGCCAAGGCCTACGGCCCCGACCTGCGCCTGGCCGTCCTCACCGGCGACCCCCTCACCGTCGACCGGGTCCGCGGCCGCTACCGCCTCGGCCCCGGCTGGGTCAGCCACCTGATCCAGCACACGGTGACCCATCTGTGGCGCGCCGGCGCCGTGGACATCGCGGCGGTGTCCGCCGCCTACGCCGCGCGCCGCGACGGTCTCGTGCAGGCACTGGCCGACCGCGGCGTCACGGCCTACGGCCGCAGCAGCATGAACGTCTGGGTGCCGGTCCCCGACGAGACCGGGGCGGTGACCCGGCTGCTGCAGGCCGGCTGGGCGGTCGCACCCGGCGCGCGCTTCCGGCTCTCCTCGCCGCCCGGCATCCGCATCACCATCTCGCCTCTCACTGTGGACGAGGTGCCGGCCCTGGCCGACGCCGTCACCGCCGCGATCCGCCCACACCGCACCGGACGCTTCGGCTGA
- a CDS encoding pyridoxamine 5'-phosphate oxidase family protein, which yields MSSPPSASDAYAATDRTVPTRIRRHASYDRETVHAILDADYLCHLGFVRDGAPVVLPTLYARVGERLYVHGSTGSRPLRGAGEDTGLAVCLTVTHVDGLVLARSAIHHSINYRCVVVHGVARQVTDPAERSAALDALIDHIVPGRAADSRPANAKELAATAVVALDLHEVSAKVRTGGPNDDPEDLALPHWAGVLPVTRTYWEPVPADGLDPSITVPGYLTER from the coding sequence ATATCTTCCCCGCCCTCCGCCAGCGATGCGTACGCCGCTACGGACCGCACTGTCCCGACCCGCATCCGCAGGCACGCCTCGTACGACCGCGAGACGGTGCACGCGATCCTCGACGCGGACTACCTCTGCCACCTCGGCTTCGTCCGTGACGGCGCCCCGGTCGTGCTGCCGACCCTGTACGCCCGCGTCGGGGAACGGCTCTACGTGCACGGCTCCACAGGCTCCCGGCCGCTGCGCGGCGCCGGCGAGGACACCGGGCTCGCCGTGTGCCTGACCGTCACGCACGTGGACGGGCTCGTACTGGCCCGGTCCGCCATCCATCACTCGATCAACTACCGCTGCGTGGTCGTGCACGGCGTCGCCCGCCAGGTCACCGACCCCGCCGAACGCTCGGCCGCCCTGGACGCCCTGATCGACCACATCGTGCCCGGCCGCGCGGCGGACTCCCGGCCCGCGAACGCCAAGGAACTGGCCGCCACCGCCGTCGTCGCCCTCGACCTCCACGAGGTCTCCGCCAAGGTGCGCACCGGTGGCCCCAACGACGACCCCGAAGACCTCGCCCTCCCCCACTGGGCGGGCGTGCTGCCCGTGACGCGTACCTACTGGGAGCCTGTGCCCGCCGACGGCCTCGACCCGTCGATCACCGTCCCCGGCTACCTCACGGAACGCTGA
- a CDS encoding helix-turn-helix transcriptional regulator, whose protein sequence is MIGSHSPPRGTADRLIGRDRDLQRIRDLLGIGAAGGALLLSGEAGVGKTAVLDALAEAARADGTRVLRAGGVEFEANCSYSGLNQILFPFQDALGELQAPFRDALRVALGFESGSPPERLMVSNAVLLLLSTVAAGDPLLLVIDDLPWLDRASAAVLGFVARRATGIRVSFLATSRSGSQSLHDSGVLPEFRLQPLDEASADHLVSTRFPDLVASARRRLLTVAHGNPLALLELPSALSAMRGPAGEVPAVLPLSQRLETVFGSRITSLPHPSQRLLLLAALEGVGDLGVLQAATRQANDGYHLDDLAPAERDQLVHIDEEARRLRFRHPLIRSAVVENSTSGERRAVHAALAHVLVDQPERRAWHLGEATLEPDENVAALLEHAARITLRRGDAAGTMRTLIRSADLTPPGPDRARRLAEAAYVGAESTGALPSAQKLLDDARHTAPGSQSCLHSAAAAALLLLNGDGDVDTAHGLLVAAIDTGTHAYDANDKTLVDALHTLALICFFGARHDLWQPYHRALEKLTPTVPPVLSALGKTFSDPARTGATASKELDELIAELVGVTDPVQITRAGTAALYLDRLGDVREAARQVVRMGRDGGPARRYMSGLIHLCLDGYLTGRWDEAAQLAEEGIQLCETHGYTAFVWYFLYVQAILNAARGQADQADATTEQIIHRAMRQRAYCAAHYAHHAAAVAALGRGDFADAYEHATAVSPAGSLASHAPHALWVTMDLVEAAVRTDRRTEAVAHVRAMREADVARISSRHALLTEASAALATTDDDEALALFTKALAVTGAERWPFDFARVQLAHGERLRRVRATTESRVPLSAALSTFEHLGARPWAERAETELRAAGSGRRQNGISKTHRLTPQELEIARLAASGLTNKQIAERLFLSHRTVGAHLYQIYPKLGITSRAMLRDALESWSPLESKQ, encoded by the coding sequence ATGATCGGCAGTCACTCCCCCCCACGCGGCACGGCCGACCGCCTGATCGGCCGGGACCGCGACCTTCAGCGGATCCGTGACCTTCTCGGCATCGGAGCCGCAGGCGGCGCACTTCTGCTGTCGGGAGAAGCGGGCGTCGGCAAGACGGCGGTGCTGGACGCCCTCGCCGAGGCGGCCCGGGCGGACGGAACCCGGGTTCTGCGCGCCGGTGGTGTGGAGTTCGAGGCGAACTGTAGCTACTCGGGTCTCAACCAGATCCTCTTTCCCTTCCAGGACGCGCTCGGCGAACTGCAGGCGCCCTTCCGTGACGCCCTGCGCGTCGCGCTCGGTTTCGAAAGCGGCTCACCGCCGGAACGGCTCATGGTCTCCAACGCCGTCCTGCTCCTGCTGAGCACGGTCGCAGCCGGTGACCCCCTTCTGCTCGTCATCGACGACCTGCCCTGGCTCGACCGGGCGAGCGCGGCCGTACTGGGTTTCGTCGCACGCCGGGCAACCGGCATCCGTGTGAGCTTCCTCGCCACATCGCGTTCCGGTTCGCAGAGCCTGCACGACAGCGGCGTCCTGCCCGAATTCCGGCTGCAGCCCCTGGACGAAGCGTCGGCGGACCACCTGGTGAGTACAAGGTTCCCGGACCTGGTCGCCAGTGCCCGCCGCCGCCTGCTGACCGTGGCGCACGGCAACCCACTGGCCCTGCTGGAACTGCCGTCCGCACTGTCCGCGATGCGGGGCCCGGCCGGCGAAGTTCCCGCCGTGCTTCCGCTCAGCCAGCGCCTGGAGACAGTCTTCGGCTCCCGGATCACAAGTCTGCCGCATCCGTCGCAGCGCCTTCTGCTGCTGGCCGCGCTGGAAGGCGTAGGCGACCTCGGAGTCCTGCAGGCGGCCACGCGGCAGGCGAACGACGGATACCACCTGGACGACCTGGCACCTGCCGAGCGCGACCAACTGGTCCACATCGACGAAGAAGCGCGACGGCTGAGATTCCGTCACCCCCTCATCCGCTCGGCAGTGGTGGAGAACTCCACCAGCGGCGAACGACGTGCGGTGCACGCCGCGCTCGCCCACGTCCTGGTGGACCAGCCCGAACGACGGGCCTGGCACCTGGGCGAGGCAACCCTGGAACCGGACGAGAACGTGGCCGCCCTGCTGGAGCACGCCGCCCGGATCACCCTGCGCCGCGGTGACGCCGCGGGCACCATGCGCACACTGATCCGCTCTGCAGACCTCACCCCGCCCGGCCCCGACCGCGCCCGCCGGCTCGCCGAGGCAGCCTACGTCGGCGCCGAATCCACCGGAGCACTGCCCAGCGCCCAAAAACTCCTCGACGACGCCAGGCACACGGCCCCGGGTTCACAGAGCTGCCTGCACTCGGCAGCAGCAGCGGCCCTTCTCCTCCTCAACGGCGACGGTGACGTCGACACGGCCCACGGCCTGCTGGTAGCCGCCATCGACACCGGAACCCACGCCTACGACGCCAACGACAAAACACTCGTGGACGCGCTGCACACGCTTGCGCTGATCTGCTTCTTCGGCGCCCGGCACGACCTGTGGCAGCCCTACCACCGAGCGCTGGAGAAACTGACACCCACCGTGCCACCCGTCCTGTCCGCGCTGGGCAAGACGTTCTCCGACCCGGCACGCACAGGTGCCACGGCCTCAAAAGAACTCGACGAACTCATCGCGGAACTGGTCGGCGTGACCGACCCCGTCCAGATCACACGGGCCGGAACGGCAGCCCTCTACCTCGACCGGCTCGGAGACGTCCGCGAGGCGGCGAGGCAAGTGGTACGCATGGGACGCGACGGCGGCCCGGCCCGCCGGTACATGTCCGGCCTGATCCACCTCTGCCTGGACGGCTACCTCACCGGTAGATGGGACGAGGCGGCGCAACTGGCCGAGGAGGGAATCCAGCTGTGCGAAACACACGGCTACACCGCCTTCGTCTGGTACTTCCTGTACGTGCAGGCCATCCTCAACGCCGCACGCGGGCAAGCGGACCAGGCGGACGCGACAACCGAGCAAATCATCCACCGGGCCATGCGCCAGAGGGCCTACTGCGCCGCGCACTACGCCCATCACGCAGCGGCCGTGGCAGCTCTGGGACGCGGTGACTTCGCCGACGCATACGAGCACGCCACCGCCGTCAGCCCCGCGGGGAGCCTCGCCTCACACGCGCCGCACGCCCTGTGGGTGACGATGGACTTGGTCGAGGCCGCCGTCCGGACCGACCGGCGGACGGAGGCCGTCGCCCACGTACGCGCGATGCGCGAAGCCGACGTGGCCAGGATCTCCTCACGCCACGCCCTGCTGACGGAGGCCTCCGCCGCCCTGGCCACCACGGACGACGACGAGGCCCTCGCACTGTTCACGAAAGCCCTGGCGGTCACGGGTGCTGAGCGGTGGCCGTTCGACTTCGCCCGCGTCCAACTCGCCCACGGCGAGCGGCTACGACGCGTCAGAGCAACCACGGAATCCAGAGTGCCCCTCAGCGCCGCACTGTCCACATTCGAACACCTCGGGGCCCGACCATGGGCCGAACGCGCCGAGACGGAACTGCGAGCCGCCGGCTCCGGCAGGCGCCAAAACGGGATATCCAAAACGCATAGGCTCACCCCCCAGGAACTGGAGATAGCCCGGCTCGCCGCCTCCGGCCTGACCAACAAGCAGATAGCGGAGCGCCTGTTCCTCTCCCACCGGACCGTCGGCGCCCACCTCTACCAGATCTACCCGAAACTGGGCATCACCTCCCGCGCCATGCTGCGAGACGCCTTGGAATCCTGGTCTCCGTTGGAGAGCAAGCAGTAG
- a CDS encoding FMN-dependent NADH-azoreductase: MATLLHIDSSVFPGGASASRAVTETFRKTWEEQYPESTVIYRDLSVAPVPHITAAAHTAGFADPNAHTPEQVAAFAERLQLIEELEQADAVVIGAPMYNYSIPSTLTAWLDNVILHGRTSGENPSAKGTPVTVVASRGGSYAPGTPKESYEYVQNYLTATLADMLALDLDFIVPELTMAPHNPAMAELVPLFESSRDRALQDAATKAKALAERLAA, from the coding sequence ATGGCCACGTTGCTGCACATCGACTCCTCCGTGTTCCCGGGCGGCGCCTCCGCCTCCCGCGCCGTCACGGAGACCTTCCGCAAGACCTGGGAAGAGCAGTACCCGGAGAGCACGGTGATCTACCGCGACCTATCCGTCGCCCCCGTGCCGCACATCACCGCCGCCGCACACACCGCGGGCTTCGCCGATCCGAACGCCCACACACCCGAGCAGGTCGCCGCCTTCGCTGAACGCCTCCAGCTGATCGAGGAACTGGAGCAGGCAGACGCGGTGGTGATCGGCGCGCCGATGTACAACTACTCGATCCCGTCGACCCTCACGGCATGGCTGGACAACGTGATCCTCCACGGCCGCACCTCGGGCGAGAACCCCTCAGCCAAGGGCACCCCGGTCACCGTCGTCGCCAGCCGAGGCGGCTCCTACGCGCCCGGCACCCCGAAGGAGTCCTACGAGTACGTGCAGAACTACCTGACCGCGACCCTCGCCGACATGCTCGCCCTCGACCTCGACTTCATCGTCCCGGAACTCACCATGGCTCCGCACAACCCGGCCATGGCCGAACTGGTGCCGCTCTTCGAATCCTCCCGCGACCGGGCCCTGCAGGACGCGGCCACCAAGGCCAAGGCCCTCGCCGAACGCCTAGCTGCGTAA
- a CDS encoding FAD-binding oxidoreductase — MNGTLSAVPAELVGKLVMPDDRRYPLLRSTYTTVGHPAAVILPESAGDVAAALRLARETGLRVAVRSGGHGLSGSGTNNGGLVIDLSALHRVDVLDRGSRLVRVEAGARWAQVAQALAPHRLAISSGDHGNVGVGGIATGGGVGWLVRQYGLTVDHIRAVEVVLPDGSAVRADAEAEPDLLWVMRGAGAGAGIAVAFEIEAMELRDVGYAQLVAAVDPAGETLRRWEAVMARAPRELSTAVMLSSQGATSAAFITAVVASDSPSVIRDAIEPLLGIGDVMGPAGPCRLLHRAGPTAPPAHQHRADALQLDQRTAHRHDTGRRPRPGRGVGRP, encoded by the coding sequence ATGAACGGCACCCTCTCCGCCGTGCCGGCCGAGCTTGTCGGCAAGCTGGTCATGCCCGACGACCGCCGCTACCCGCTGCTCCGCTCCACCTACACCACCGTGGGCCACCCAGCCGCCGTCATCCTGCCCGAGTCCGCGGGCGATGTCGCGGCAGCCCTGCGGCTCGCGCGGGAGACGGGGCTGCGGGTGGCCGTCCGCAGCGGCGGGCACGGCCTGTCCGGCAGCGGCACCAACAACGGCGGCCTCGTCATCGACCTGAGCGCGCTGCACCGAGTCGATGTCCTCGACCGCGGTTCCCGTCTGGTCCGCGTCGAGGCGGGAGCCCGCTGGGCCCAGGTCGCCCAGGCGCTCGCCCCGCACAGGCTCGCCATCAGTTCGGGCGACCACGGCAACGTCGGGGTCGGAGGCATCGCGACCGGGGGCGGCGTCGGATGGCTCGTACGGCAGTACGGGCTCACCGTCGACCACATCCGCGCCGTCGAGGTCGTCCTGCCCGACGGATCGGCCGTGCGCGCCGATGCCGAGGCCGAGCCCGACCTGCTGTGGGTGATGCGCGGGGCCGGCGCGGGTGCCGGGATCGCGGTGGCCTTCGAGATCGAGGCCATGGAGCTTCGTGACGTCGGTTACGCGCAGCTGGTCGCGGCGGTGGACCCGGCCGGGGAGACGCTGCGGCGCTGGGAGGCCGTCATGGCGCGGGCGCCGCGCGAGCTGTCGACGGCCGTGATGCTGTCCTCGCAGGGTGCCACCAGCGCCGCGTTCATCACCGCTGTCGTGGCCTCGGACAGCCCGTCCGTCATCCGCGACGCCATCGAACCGCTGCTCGGCATCGGTGACGTAATGGGCCCAGCAGGCCCATGTCGTCTCCTACACAGAGCTGGTCCCACCGCTCCACCTGCACACCAACACCGGGCAGATGCCCTCCAGCTCGACCAACGGACTGCTCACCGACATGACACCGGACGCCGCCCGCGCCCTGGTCGCGGCGTCGGCCGCCCCTGA
- a CDS encoding LLM class flavin-dependent oxidoreductase, with translation MTDYGRPLSFGVSLDPSAGASAQTRRLARTAEDSGLDYLAVQDHPYQPGHLDTWTLITHLSAVTDRISFLTDVADLQLRPPVMLAKAAASLSVLTDGRIQLGVGGGGIPDAIASMGGAARSGQDMVAFAEESLGLLRAALSGGVVRLHSQYHAVGGYRAGPVSPKPVELWLGAQKPRMLAVAGRLADGWISPLNIYVPPQDVPSRQRILDEAVADAGRDPRTFRRVYNVIGVIGDHGDGPGLVGDVRRWADTLAEWAVELGFDTFVFWPATDPEQQLALFAAEVVPAVRERVGALRSGR, from the coding sequence ATGACCGACTACGGACGCCCACTCTCCTTCGGAGTGAGCCTCGACCCGTCCGCCGGGGCCTCGGCGCAGACCCGGCGCCTCGCGCGGACGGCGGAGGACTCGGGCCTGGACTACCTCGCCGTCCAGGACCACCCCTACCAGCCCGGCCACCTCGACACTTGGACCCTGATCACGCATCTGTCCGCGGTCACCGACCGCATCTCCTTCCTTACTGACGTCGCCGACCTGCAGTTGCGTCCGCCGGTGATGCTCGCCAAGGCCGCTGCGTCGCTGAGCGTGCTCACCGACGGACGGATCCAACTCGGTGTCGGCGGGGGCGGCATACCCGATGCCATCGCCTCGATGGGCGGAGCGGCGCGAAGCGGACAGGACATGGTGGCGTTCGCCGAGGAGTCCCTGGGGCTCCTGCGCGCGGCCCTGTCCGGGGGCGTCGTACGACTGCACAGCCAGTACCACGCCGTCGGCGGTTACCGCGCCGGACCGGTGTCCCCGAAGCCCGTCGAGCTCTGGCTCGGCGCCCAGAAGCCGCGGATGCTCGCCGTCGCCGGCCGGTTGGCCGACGGCTGGATCTCGCCGCTGAACATCTACGTCCCGCCGCAGGACGTGCCCTCACGTCAGCGGATCCTCGACGAGGCGGTCGCCGACGCAGGCCGCGACCCGAGAACGTTCCGGCGCGTCTACAACGTGATCGGCGTGATCGGCGACCACGGGGACGGACCGGGGCTCGTCGGCGATGTGCGGCGGTGGGCAGACACCCTCGCCGAGTGGGCCGTGGAACTCGGCTTCGACACCTTCGTCTTCTGGCCCGCCACTGACCCCGAGCAGCAGCTCGCGCTCTTCGCCGCCGAGGTCGTGCCCGCGGTGCGCGAGCGCGTCGGCGCCCTCCGGAGCGGGCGATGA
- a CDS encoding winged helix-turn-helix transcriptional regulator, with product MNSIHDDTCPSFEGTLELIGRRWTGSVLQAADRGARRFSEYRAMIDGISDRLLSQRLKELEAAGLIERTVIPTTPVQVRYQLSPDGQALVDALLPLAQWSMHRSGPRGAGRVPSST from the coding sequence GTGAACTCCATTCATGACGACACCTGCCCGAGCTTCGAGGGCACCCTCGAACTGATCGGACGCCGCTGGACGGGTTCAGTACTGCAGGCCGCCGACCGTGGAGCCCGGCGCTTCAGCGAGTACCGGGCGATGATCGACGGCATCTCCGACCGGCTGCTCTCCCAGCGCCTGAAGGAACTCGAGGCCGCGGGCCTCATCGAGCGCACCGTCATCCCCACCACGCCCGTGCAAGTCCGCTATCAGCTGTCCCCGGACGGCCAGGCGCTGGTGGACGCCCTGCTCCCGCTCGCGCAGTGGAGCATGCACCGCTCAGGGCCCAGAGGTGCGGGGCGGGTTCCGTCGTCGACATAG
- a CDS encoding YybH family protein — protein sequence MPEPTAPLTEFIRAYEQATNSHDITQLVPLIAPDAVYWFSDGSYRGREAILSAIAKTFATIRDEIYQIDDLEWIAHSDDHAVCRYRFTWTGTIDSQPRSGSGRGTNVLGYPTDPPRIRVLFPADTASAVRTLVNPSRPRAKRPRRTRRKTPRTCRRSSNWSSSAASSASSRPRSPGGIRDLRSPIGRSRTWLRPPCL from the coding sequence ATGCCCGAACCCACTGCCCCGCTCACCGAGTTCATCCGCGCCTACGAGCAAGCCACCAACAGCCACGACATCACCCAGCTCGTCCCGCTGATCGCTCCCGATGCCGTCTACTGGTTCTCCGACGGATCGTATCGCGGCCGCGAAGCCATCCTCTCCGCCATCGCCAAGACCTTCGCCACCATCCGCGACGAGATCTACCAGATCGACGACCTGGAGTGGATCGCCCACAGCGATGACCACGCGGTATGCCGCTACCGGTTCACCTGGACCGGAACCATCGACAGCCAGCCGCGATCAGGAAGCGGCCGCGGCACCAACGTGCTGGGCTACCCGACGGATCCCCCGCGGATCAGGGTCCTGTTCCCAGCCGACACGGCGTCAGCGGTGCGCACACTCGTCAACCCGTCCCGGCCGAGAGCGAAACGCCCGCGGCGGACACGGCGCAAGACGCCTCGGACCTGCCGGAGATCTTCAAACTGGTCGAGCTCGGCAGCATCGTCTGCTTCTTCCCGGCCTCGCTCACCCGGCGGTATTCGCGATCTGAGATCGCCTATCGGCCGGTCGAGGACCTGGCTCCGGCCACCCTGTCTGTGA